The Betta splendens chromosome 4, fBetSpl5.4, whole genome shotgun sequence genome contains a region encoding:
- the abca7 gene encoding phospholipid-transporting ATPase ABCA1 isoform X1, whose protein sequence is MGYFRQLFLLLWKNVAYRRRNKIQLIIELLWPLFLFVILISVRHSHPPYKQSQCHFPNKALPSAGTLPWIQGIICNINNPCFHSSTPGETPGQVGNFDNSILSRLLVDVHTILSYSGNRSLLSFQDLMESVQRLGERPGAWPNLPVEDYLRANETFSTFLRTNGSLSPVTVDQLMKAHLNFQVSLAGAQMQLKDLVCNASMLGQFLTVDGGQAVAHDLQTQLCDLPADILREAERLFLTQLDFTKFFTRDRLISNAGDLRLISQAVTSVSQELAVLMDDFSSLSSFAEMSAALRLLSPENRTAMPRESFQAFSRIMCGHPEFGGERIPSLNWYEDNDVKSFLGKNGTEDIDLDHDNHTTPFCKGLIQGLESNPLSRIVWRGIKPLFIGKLLYTPNTPAVQQVMKEVNKTFTDLKLLQELNEAWEEVGPRIKSYMESSVEVQLLRNLLRRPELAVLVNMRLENTTWTASRIARFLSTPSADAPRRPEAPATWLDIYNDISHSIGTISQVTECFSPNKLEGLETEGHLVDRALELLENREFWAGVVFVLPNSLSHNLPPHVTYKIRMDIDDVTRTNKIKDRFWDPGPAADPFNDMRYIWGGFVYIQDLVERAVSRVLTGVKHTTGIYIQQMPYPCYVDDVFLRVLNRSLPLFMTLAWIYTVAMIIKGVVYEKEARLKETMRIMGLGTGSLWLSWFISSIVPFLISAALLIALLKWGDILPYSNPAVVFFFLMAFATATIMQCFLISTFFSKANLAAACGGLIYFSLYLPYVLCVAWRDHLKTRHKIFASFLSPVAFGFGCEYFSQYEEQGVGIQWNNLQSSLVEGDSYNFSTSIGMLYVDAFIYAIAAWYIETVFPGEYGIPRPWYFIFHLNYWARLPLEAGVPIPPAPTEQDEDHIEAEPSNLTLGVSIRNLVKIYKNGAKLAVNHLNLKFYEGQITSFLGHNGAGKTTTISVLTGLFPPTSGTIYIKGLDIRHDMDIIRRNLGVCPQHNVLFDILTVEEHVWFYGCMKGLTEAEVRDELDTLLDDVGLLHKRHEQAKNLSGGMQRKLSVAIAFVGGSKVVVLDEPTAGVDPYSRRGIWDLLLKYRKDRTIILSTHYMDEAELLGDRIAIISQGKLCCCGSPLFLKSQLGTGYYLTVVKREGLETSTPSNTSISTSTSVSTNKLPPLKDSESSMSDDTGLGSEENSSYLVALLSLAQHYIPGARLVEESGREVVINLPQAAAKDSSLAVFLAELDHRLPELGISSYGLSDSTLEEIFLRVAEETGVDAEPDQRARSPSSRQRSAGQREERQNAEEAETGRKRLRKQEPQETDPLRGDGRGGVPLTGWWLTWQQLRALFIKRWLYAQRSRRGFIAQIVLPAVFVLVALLFSLIVPPFGKYPALQLQPWMYGEQYTFFSNDAPGNPEMENLLEALLDQPGFGTRCMEMDQEDNSTTVCGVERGGLFMRPHVAFSTWEMLNRGNWSKDRPSPECKCSTEEIRRMLPDCPQGAGGLPPPQMKRQTGDILQNLTSYNISDYLVKTYPQILKKSLKTKKWVNEFRYGGFSLGGSATQINDVQETIMTIRTRYRVPQNSSLDRLLNQLPGFLGGLNSPNNVKVWYNNKGWHAMVSFVNIMNNGLLRASLPPGPERRRHGITAYNHPLNLTKEQLTEMAMMTTSVDVLVAICVIFAMSFVPASFVLFLIEERVSKAKHLQFVSGVKPVLYWLTNFTWDMLNYAVPATMVVLIFISFQQQSYVSEKNLPALILLLLLYGWSITPLMYPASFIFTVPSTAYVVLTSINLFIGINGSIATFVLELFVDEHLNEVNRILKKVFLIFPHFCLGRGLIDMAKNQAMADAFQRLGTKPNLEPLQWDVVGKNLFAMAAEGVVFFIFTVLLQYKFFIRFRPWWAEHVMPPLGPEDEDVARERERVKGGEAHSDILTMIDLSKVYKAGRKPAVDRLCLGIPRGECFGLLGVNGAGKTSTFRMLTGDTPITYGEAFLNQYSVLTEMERVHQLMGYCPQFDAICDLLTGREHLELYARLRGVQEASVSKVAQWGVSKLGLTQYAERQAGGYSGGNKRKLSTAISLIGSPPVIFLDEPTTGMDPKAKRFLWNCILSVTKEGRAVVLTSHSMEECEALCTRMAIMVNGRFQCLGSVQHLKNRFGDGYTIILRLADTTCKSKSTPESCPVSSYMKNSFPCIELKERHQNVQQYQLPSHACCLARVFDVLANNYEELGITDFSVSQTTLDQVFVNFAKEQTDDDRLTHVVISNGAAQTNQTAGPTRINPPTIHTQPPVTPPGSSKSPQQDKSSDNKLKEGKSKQAKSTAMTRLPQPEVASLRSRKSSSGSSSSNAGFQGESSKSGGSKRKAESSSKDPSALFIVGSSTQDSAL, encoded by the exons ATGGGGTACTTCAGACAACTTTTCCTCTTGCTCTGGAAGAATGTCGCGTATCGCAGGAGGAACAAG ATCCAGCTGATCATCGAGCTCCTTTGgcccctcttcctctttgtcatTCTCATCTCTGTTCGTCATTCCCACCCTCCTTACAAACAGAGCCAAT GCCACTTTCCAAACAAGGCCTTGCCATCAGCTGGAACATTGCCCTGGATTCAGGGTATTATCTGCAACATCAACAACCCGTGCTTCCACAGCTCGACACCTGGGGAGACACCAGGCCAAGTTGGCAACTTCGACAACTCCAT ACTATCTCGCCTGTTGGTGGATGTCCACACTATTCTGTCCTACAGTGGAAACCGGAGCTTATTGAGCTTTCAGGACCTGATGGAAAGTGTACAACGGCTGGGAGAAAGACCTGGAGCCTGGCCAA ACCTGCCAGTGGAGGACTACCTGAGAGCCAATGAGACATTCTCCACATTCCTTCGGACCAATGGCAGTCTGTCTCCTGTGACTGTGGACCAGTTGATGAAAGCCCATCTTAACTTTCAG GTTTCTTTGGCTGGTGCTCAGATGCAGCTGAAGGACCTGGTGTGTAATGCGAGCATGTTAGGACAGTTTCTGACTGTGGACGGAGGTCAGGCAGTTGCACATGATCTTCAGACTCAGCTGTGTGACCTGCCCGCTGACATCCTGCGTGAGGCAGAACGCCTCTTTCTAACTCAGCTGGACTTTACCAAATTCTTTACG AGAGACCGTCTGATCTCTAATGCCGGAGACCTCAGACTCATCAGTCAGGCCGTCACCTCAGTTTCCCAGGAGCTCGCTGTTCTCATGGATGAT TTTTCGTCTCTCTCCAGCTTTGCGGAAATGAGCGCTGCTCTTCGTCTCCTGTCTCCAGAGAATCGCACCGCGATGCCCAGAGAGAGTTTCCAAGCTTTCTCAAGGATCATGTGTGGCCACCCTGAGTTTGGTGGCGAGCGCATCCCATCACTCAACTGGTATGAAGACAATGACGTAAAGTCTTTTTTAGGCAAAAATGGCACAGAGGACATTGACCTGGACCACGACAACCACACCA ctccGTTCTGTAAAGGTTTGATCCAGGGTCTGGAGTCTAACCCTCTGTCTCGCATTGTGTGGCGAGGAATCAAACCTCTGTTCATTGGAAAACTGCTGTACACACCCAACACTCCTGCAGTACAACAAGTCATGAAAGAG GTGAACAAGACCTTCACAGACCTGAAGCTCCTGCAAGAGCTGAATGAAGcctgggaggaggtggggcCAAGGATCAAGAGCTACATGGAGAGCAGCGTGGAGGTCCAGCTGCTGCGG AATTTACTGAGGCGGCCCGAGCTGGCGGTACTGGTCAACATGCGTTTGGAGAACACGACGTGGACAGCATCCCGAATCGCACGTTTCCTGTCCACACCCTCAGCAGACGCTCCTAGGAGGCCTGAAGCTCCTGCTACGTGGCTGGACATCTACAACGACATCAGCCACAGCATTGGCACAATTTCACAAGTCACTGAG TGTTTCTCTCCAAACAAGCTGGAggggctggagactgagggaCATCTGGTTGACAGAGCGTTGGAGCTACTGGAGAACAGGGAGTTCTGGGCAGGTGTCGTTTTTGTGCTGCCCAACTCTTTATCCCACAACCTGCCCCCCCACGTCACCTATAAGATTCGAATGGACATTGATGATGTCACTCGGACCAACAAGATCAAAGACAG GTTTTGGGACCCTGGCCCAGCAGCCGACCCTTTTAATGACATGCGCTACATTTGGGGCGGGTTTGTGTACATCCAGGACCTGGTGGAGAGAGCAGTGAGCCGAGTCCTGACCGGGGTTAAGCATACCACGGGCATCTACATCCAGCAGATGCCCTACCCCTGCTATGTGGACGATGT TTTCCTCCGGGTGCTGAACCGTTCGCTGCCTCTCTTCATGACTCTGGCCTGGATCTACACGGTGGCCATGATCATTAAAGGCGTGGTGTACGAAAAGGAGGCAAGGCTGAAGGAAACCATGAGGATCATGGGTCTTGGCACAGGAAgcctgtggctcagctggttcATTAGCAGCATTGTGCCTTTCCTgatctctgcagctctgcttatTGCTCTGCTCAAG TGGGGTGACATTTTGCCTTACAGCAACCCAGCCGTTGTCTTTTTCTTCCTAATGGCATTTGCCACTGCCACCATCATGCAGTGCTTCCTCATCAGTACATTCTTCTCCAAGGCCAATCTAGCTGCTGCCTGTGGCGGCCTCATATACTTCAGCCTCTACCTGCCCTATGTACTGTGTGTTGCCTGGAGAGACCACctcaaaaccagacacaaaaTATTTGCT AGCTTCCTCTCCCCTGTGGCTTTCGGGTTTGGCTGTGAGTATTTTTCTCAGTACGAGGAGCAAGGGGTGGGCATCCAATGGAACAACCTGCAGTCCAGCCTGGTGGAAGGAGACTCGTACAATTTCTCTACTTCCATAGGCATGCTCTACGTAGACGCCTTCATCTATGCCATTGCAGCTTGGTACATTGAAACTGTGTTCCCTG GTGAGTATGGGATCCCCAGACCCTGGTACTTTATCTTCCACCTGAACTACTGGGCTAGGCTTCCCCTAGAGGCAGGCGTGCCAATCCCACCAGCACCTACAGAACAAGATGAAG ATCACATCGAGGCTGAACCTAGTAACCTGACGTTGGGCGTAAGCATCAGGAACCTGGTGAAAATCTACAAAAATGGAGCCAAACTTGCTGTGAACCACCTCAACCTGAAGTTCTACGAGGGACAGATCACGTCATTCCTCGGCCACAATGGAGCTGGCAAGACCACCACAAT CTCTGTCCTGACTGGTCTGTTCCCACCGACCTCTGGGACCATTTACATCAAGGGGTTGGACATTCGCCATGACATGGACATCATTCGGAGGAACTTAGGAGTTTGTCCTCAACACAACGTTCTATTTGACAT ACTCACTGTGGAGGAGCATGTGTGGTTTTATGGATGCATGAAGGGTCTGACTGAAGCAGAAGTTAGAGATGAGCTGGACACGCTTCTCGATGATGTTGGACTGCTGCACAAGCGGCATGAACAGGCCAAAAATCTCTCTG GTGGGATGCAGAGGAAGCTGTCTGTCGCAATAGCATTTGTTGGAGGTTCTAAAGTGGTCGTTCTGGATGAACCCACTGCTGGTGTTGATCCCTACTCTCGCAGAGGCATCTGGGATTTACTGCTCAAATACCGTAAAG ACCGAACCATCATCTTGTCCACTCACTACATGGATGAGGCAGAGTTGCTAGGTGACCGTATCGCTATCATCTCTCAGGGAAAGCTATGCTGCTGTGGCTCACCACTTTTCCTCAAATCCCAACTTGGCACTGGCTACTACCTCACTGTGGTGAAAAGGGAAGGACTGGAGACCAGCACTCCCAGCAATACCAGTatctccaccagcaccagtgtcAGTACCAACAAGCTGCCTCCTCTCAAG GACAGTGAGTCATCCATGAGTGATGATACAGGGCTGGGAAGTGAGGAGAACAGCTCAT ATCTCGTGGCATTGCTCTCCCTGGCTCAGCATTACATCCCAGGCGCAAGGCTGGTGGAGGAGTCAGGACGCGAGGTCGTGATCAACCTGCCACAGGCGGCTGCCAAAGACAGCAGCCTAGCCGTCTTCCTGGCTGAACTGGATCACAGGCTACCCGAGCTGGGCATTAGTAGCTATGGCCTGTCAGACAGCACACTAGAGGAG ATTTTCTTGAGAGTGGCAGAGGAAACTGGTGTCGACGCGGAACCAGACCAACGGGCTCGATCTCCCAGCAGCCGACAGCGTTCAGCCggtcagagggaggagagacaaaaCGCggaagaagcagagacag GGAGGAAAAGGCTTCGTAAGCAAG AGCCACAGGAGACAGACCCGCTGAGGGGAGACGGCCGGGGTGGCGTCCCTCTGACAGGCTGGTGGCTGACCTGGCAGCAGCTGAGAGCCCTCTTCATCAAACGCTGGCTGTACGCTCAGCGGAGCCGCAGGGGCTTCATCGCACAG ATTGTTctgcctgctgtgtttgtgctggtggCCCTGCTGTTCAGCCTCATCGTACCTCCGTTTGGGAAGTACCCCGCCCTGCAGCTGCAACCCTGGATGTATGGAGAACAATACACTTTCTTCAG CAATGATGCCCCGGGGAACCCTGAAATGGAAAATCTCCTGGAAGCTCTGCTTGATCAGCCAGGTTTTGGTACCAGGTGCATGGAGATGGATCAAGAGGACAACAGCAC GACTGTGTGTGGAGTTGAGCGGGGTGGGCTTTTCATGCGTCCACATGTCGCTTTCTCTACCTGGGAGATGTTAAACAGAGGCAACTGGAGCAAAGACAGACCGTCTCCTGAATGCAAGTGTAGCACAGAGGAAATCCGTCGGATGCTCCCTGACTGCCCACAGGGCGCTGGTGGACTGCCGCCTCCACAG ATGAAGAGACAGACGGGAGACATCCTACAAAATCTGACTAGTTATAACATCTCTGACTACCTGGTGAAGACCTACCCTCAAATCCTTAAGAAAAG CCTCAAAACCAAGAAGTGGGTGAATGAATTCAG ATATGGAGGTTTTTCTCTTGGGGGCAGTGCCACACAGATTAATGATGTCCAAGAAACAATCATGACAATCAGGACTCGTTACCGAGTGCCCCAG AACAGTTCGTTGGATCGTCTTCTAAACCAGCTGCCAGGTTTTCTAGGAGGACTGAACAGTCCAAACAACGTCAAG GTGTGGTATAATAACAAAGGATGGCACGCCATGGTGTCATTTGTCAACATAATGAACAACGGCCTGCTGAGAGCAAGCCTTCCACCGggtccagagaggaggagacacggCATCACTGCCTACAATCACCCCCTCAACCTCACCAAGGAGCAACTCACTGAGATGGCCAT GATGACCACATCAGTGGATGTTTTGGTTGCTATCTGCGTGATCTTTGCCATGTCCTTTGTACCAGCCAGCTTCGTCCTTTTTCTGATTGAAGAGCGAGTCAGCAAAGCCAAACACCTTCAGTTTGTCAGTGGGGTCAAACCGGTCCTTTACTGGCTTACCAACTTCACCTGGGACATG TTAAACTACGCCGTCCCTGCCACCATGGTGGTGCTGATCTTCATCAGTTTCCAGCAGCAGTCGTATGTCTCTGAGAAAAACCTGCCAGCTCTCATCCTGCTCCTGCTACTCTATGG GTGGTCCATAACACCCTTGATGTACCCAGCATCCTTCATCTTCACAGTCCCAAGCACGGCCTATGTAGTCCTTACATCCATCAACCTGTTTATAGGAATCAATGGCAGCATCGCCACCTTCGTCCTGGAACTATTTGTTGATGAG CATCTAAACGAAGTTAACAGAATCCTGAAGAAGGTGTTTCTCATCTTCCCTCATTTCTGTCTGGGACGAGGCCTCATTGACATGGCCAAGAACCAGGCCATGGCTGATGCTTTCCAGCGACTTG GCACAAAGCCAAACCTGGAGCCTCTTCAGTGGGACGTCGTTGGGAAGAACCTATTCGCCATGGCAGCTGAGGGTGTCGTCTTCTTTATCTTCACTGTTCTACTACAGTACAAGTTTTTCATTCGCTTCAG gcCGTGGTGGGCTGAACATGTGATGCCTCCCCTCGGTCCAGAGGATGAAGACGTcgccagagagagggagagggtgaaAGGTGGCGAAGCGCACTCGGACATCCTCACCATGATCGACCTGAGCAAG GTGTATAAAGCAGGCAGGAAGCCAGCGGTGGATCGCCTGTGCCTGGGGATTCCCCGTGGTGAG TGTTTTGGCCTGCTGGGGGTGAACGGTGCAGGAAAGACCTCAACGTTCCGCATGCTGACTGGTGACACTCCGATCACTTATGGAGAAGCTTTCCTCAACCAGTACAG TGTGTTGACAGAGATGGAGCGAGTCCACCAACTGATGGGTTACTGTCCACAGTTTGATGCCATCTGTGACCTGCTGACAGGTCGAGAACATCTAGAGTTGTATGCACGTCTACGGGGGGTTCAAGAAGCCTCGGTCTCTAAG GTGGCGCAGTGGGGCGTGAGTAAGCTTGGGCTGACTCAGTATGCTGAGCGACAGGCTGGAGGCTACAGCGGAGGCAACAAAAGGAAACTCTCCACAGCTATTTCACTCATCGGCTCTCCACCTGTTATATTCCTG GATGAACCCACCACTGGTATGGATCCCAAAGCCAAAAGGTTTTTATGGAACTGCATTCTCAGCGTCACCAAAGAGGGAAGGGCTGTGGTTCTAACCTCCCACAG tATGGAGGAATGTGAGGCTCTCTGCACCAGAATGGCCATTATGGTCAATGGCAGGTTCCAGTGTCTTGGATCTGTACAGCACCTGAAGAACAG GTTTGGTGATGGCTACACCATCATTCTTCGCCTAGCTGACACTACATGTAAATCCAAATCCACGCCTGAGTCGTGTCCCGTCAGCAGCTACATGAAGAACTCTTTCCCGTGTATCGAGCTGAAGGAGCGCCACCAGAACGTGCAGCAGTACCAGTTGCCTTCACACGCCTGCTGTCTGGCCCGTGTCTTTGATGTGCTGGCCAACAACTATGAGGAGCTCGGCATCACTGACTTCTCTGTTTCACAGACCACCCTGGACCAG GTGTTTGTCAACTTTGCAAAAGAACAGACTGATGACGATCGTCTTACACATGTGGTCATCAGCAATGGGGCAGCGCAGACCAACCAGACTGCAGGGCCCACCAGGATTAACCCTCCCACCATCCACACACAGCCACCAGTTACCCCCCCTGGGTCAAGCAAGAGTCCTCAGCAAGACAAATCATCTGACAACAAACTCAAAGAGGGTAAATCAAAACAGGCAAAGTCTACAGCCATGACAAGACTGCCTCAGCCAGAAGTAGCGTCGCTGAGGAGTCGGAAGAGCAGTAGTGGCTCGAGTAGCAGTAATGCTGGTTTTCAGGGAGAATCCAGCAAATCTGGTGGTTCCAAGCGTAAAGCAGAGAGCTCCAGTAAAGATCCTTCTGCACTTTTTATAGtgggcagcagcacacaggacAGTGCACTGTGA